One Clostridium estertheticum DNA segment encodes these proteins:
- a CDS encoding DUF1294 domain-containing protein, translating into MKFLLYYILAINLYGIFVMYSDKKKSQKKSWRTPESTLFTIAFAFGALGIFMGMRLFRHKTKHKKFVIGIPLILIVQLVIFFTYIYKVL; encoded by the coding sequence ATGAAATTTTTGCTATATTATATTTTAGCCATTAACTTATACGGTATTTTTGTGATGTATTCGGATAAGAAGAAATCACAAAAAAAGAGCTGGAGAACACCAGAAAGTACGCTTTTCACTATAGCTTTTGCATTTGGAGCTTTGGGAATATTTATGGGTATGCGATTATTTAGACATAAAACTAAGCATAAAAAGTTTGTTATAGGAATACCCTTAATACTGATAGTTCAATTGGTTATATTTTTTACATATATTTATAAGGTACTGTAA
- a CDS encoding SbcC/MukB-like Walker B domain-containing protein, with amino-acid sequence MKPVNLKIKGLNSFVEEQTIEFSKLTEKGLFGIFGPTASGKSTILDGITIALYGKVSRETKEFVNTETNVVEISYDFEIGVGKTRKLYRAERCIKRLKTGNFKTAYARLIEINKENSAENKVLAEGPKDVEENIIDIIGLKVEDFTRSVVLPQGKFNEFLKLSGKDRRNMLERIFALEKYGTKLYEKIRTIRNENIKTKNELEGEMKGYENVGEEAHKKLEASLADLKKEEKDLRSEKSTIDKQYEECKILWDLQEEKSQYVKKATELRLQEGEIKSKSDQFTKGSAALNVKPFIDNVVETKESLAINKTTLQKLNNVYLSICERLNITKTSYEGALNNKNNKLPTLIEKEVGLKQATIIEEKINILANEKAILLNKHSELMININKNTLNCNLLETNKADTDNKLKVTEESLNQIEILPEYREKLQNTYNIELELLAMVKNVEALKNKGQTSQKAIQITGARHSEALLLQKSSGNNLVVLREKNEILANNFPGDNNLLLDKQNAFSTLRDTLEKAVENQKIVEELQKKYTIINIESEKVNLDLKNRSETIEKNKAQLKTIDTDIKNIELGGMAAVLASNLKPGDLCPVCGSEHHPQIAEIIVNTDLEGLKNLKQSQELNLEKLSKELQKEQIRAAELLRDADHINKSLSEVSEKLRDLDMKELQEQKNISEKGLLQFRENTETYNKQKTELDLALVVLQDEKSKVDLEEARLSEGLKKEKEALIAINADLSIATERVQLLQDKYLLLKEDLQKEEYLRKQECSPEKEDTLKQKQSDSMTPPSISEKIKQLKATDNEIIKLTATARKYRSELVILEKQRDEVDKILKELSTSKTEIETSGKEKRAEIERLTIQIVELCGFKPSKDLTPKIEIEKVRNEIKNITSKEANLKEILERENIEKQNVETQKTGEEKESKMLLKLLATAEEKLKIALEENFFDNSEIAIHYLITREALSLLDSEIKQYEEVLRRILDNLQRVETLLRGKEIEPDFWEGLKEKRQVLQNVLEEKNKAVGAENRALEEMERKLKEFAALIIKRSEVEHMLGLLRELDTLIQGNKFVEYVAMKQLKYISLEASKRLKEITRGRYALELDSDGAFIMRDDFNGGTRRETNTLSGGETFLTSLCLALALSSQIQLKGSAPLEFFFLDEGFGTLDTDLLEIVMNSLEKLHSSTLSVGIISHVEELKNRVPIKLIVTPAEQGQGGSKVKLEYT; translated from the coding sequence ATGAAACCAGTTAATCTTAAAATAAAGGGCCTCAATTCCTTTGTAGAAGAGCAAACTATAGAATTTTCAAAGCTTACTGAAAAAGGACTTTTTGGTATATTCGGTCCCACAGCTAGTGGTAAATCTACCATTTTAGATGGCATAACAATAGCTCTTTATGGGAAAGTATCAAGAGAAACCAAGGAGTTTGTAAACACAGAAACCAATGTGGTAGAAATAAGCTACGACTTTGAAATAGGGGTAGGAAAAACTCGAAAGCTATATAGAGCAGAAAGATGTATAAAGAGATTAAAAACAGGAAACTTCAAAACTGCCTATGCAAGACTTATAGAAATAAACAAGGAAAATTCTGCGGAAAATAAAGTGTTAGCAGAAGGGCCAAAGGACGTAGAGGAAAACATTATAGACATTATAGGACTAAAGGTTGAGGATTTTACGCGGTCAGTAGTGCTTCCTCAAGGTAAATTCAATGAATTTTTAAAGCTTTCAGGAAAAGATAGAAGAAATATGCTAGAGCGAATATTTGCTTTAGAAAAATACGGCACAAAGCTTTATGAAAAAATAAGAACAATTAGAAATGAAAACATAAAAACTAAAAATGAGTTAGAAGGTGAAATGAAGGGCTATGAAAATGTTGGGGAAGAGGCACATAAGAAGCTCGAAGCATCACTAGCCGACTTAAAAAAAGAAGAAAAGGACCTACGATCCGAGAAAAGTACAATAGATAAACAATATGAAGAATGTAAAATACTTTGGGATTTACAAGAAGAAAAAAGCCAGTATGTAAAAAAGGCAACTGAGTTAAGGCTTCAGGAGGGTGAAATAAAAAGCAAAAGTGACCAATTTACTAAAGGCAGCGCAGCACTAAATGTAAAACCCTTTATTGATAATGTAGTTGAAACTAAAGAATCACTAGCTATAAATAAAACCACCCTACAAAAGCTAAACAATGTCTATTTATCAATATGTGAAAGGCTAAACATAACAAAAACCTCTTATGAGGGGGCCTTAAATAATAAGAATAATAAACTTCCTACCTTAATTGAAAAGGAAGTGGGCCTTAAGCAAGCTACAATTATTGAAGAAAAAATAAACATTCTAGCTAATGAAAAAGCTATTCTTTTAAATAAGCATAGTGAACTTATGATAAATATAAATAAAAACACTTTAAATTGTAATCTGTTAGAAACTAATAAAGCAGACACAGACAATAAATTAAAAGTTACAGAAGAAAGTCTAAATCAAATAGAAATACTGCCAGAATATAGGGAAAAACTGCAAAATACTTACAATATTGAATTAGAACTTTTAGCTATGGTGAAAAATGTAGAGGCGCTTAAAAATAAAGGACAAACCTCACAAAAGGCCATACAAATAACGGGTGCACGCCATAGTGAAGCATTACTACTTCAGAAAAGTAGTGGGAATAATTTAGTGGTTTTGCGAGAAAAAAATGAAATTCTAGCGAATAATTTCCCGGGAGATAATAATTTGTTGTTAGATAAACAGAACGCTTTTAGCACACTCCGAGATACACTAGAAAAAGCTGTAGAAAACCAAAAGATAGTGGAAGAACTACAAAAAAAATATACAATTATTAACATAGAAAGTGAAAAAGTTAACTTAGACTTAAAAAACAGGTCAGAAACTATAGAAAAGAATAAAGCTCAGCTTAAAACTATAGATACTGATATAAAAAACATAGAACTAGGTGGCATGGCCGCAGTTTTAGCATCTAATTTAAAACCAGGAGACCTATGCCCAGTATGTGGATCGGAGCATCATCCACAAATAGCCGAAATAATAGTAAACACGGACTTAGAAGGATTGAAAAATTTAAAACAATCACAGGAGCTAAACTTAGAAAAACTATCTAAAGAACTTCAAAAGGAGCAGATTAGGGCTGCAGAGCTTTTAAGAGATGCAGATCATATAAATAAAAGCCTTTCAGAAGTTTCTGAAAAACTTAGAGATTTAGATATGAAGGAGCTACAAGAGCAAAAGAACATAAGTGAAAAGGGATTACTTCAGTTTAGAGAAAACACAGAAACCTACAATAAGCAGAAAACTGAACTTGACTTAGCATTAGTTGTGCTTCAAGATGAAAAAAGCAAAGTGGATTTGGAGGAAGCGAGGCTTTCAGAAGGTTTAAAAAAGGAAAAGGAAGCATTAATAGCAATAAATGCAGACTTATCTATTGCCACAGAAAGAGTACAATTACTTCAGGATAAGTACCTACTTTTAAAAGAAGATTTGCAGAAAGAAGAGTACTTACGTAAGCAAGAGTGCTCACCTGAGAAAGAGGACACCCTTAAGCAAAAGCAAAGCGATAGTATGACACCTCCATCCATAAGTGAAAAAATAAAGCAGCTTAAAGCCACAGACAATGAAATAATAAAACTAACTGCCACAGCAAGGAAATACAGATCAGAGTTAGTAATACTTGAAAAGCAAAGAGATGAAGTGGATAAAATCTTAAAGGAACTTTCTACCTCAAAAACAGAAATAGAAACCAGTGGCAAGGAAAAAAGGGCAGAAATAGAACGGTTGACTATTCAAATTGTTGAGCTTTGTGGATTCAAGCCATCAAAGGACTTGACCCCTAAAATAGAAATAGAAAAGGTAAGAAATGAAATAAAAAACATAACTTCTAAAGAGGCAAATTTAAAAGAAATTTTAGAAAGAGAAAATATAGAAAAGCAAAATGTGGAAACTCAGAAAACAGGTGAAGAAAAAGAAAGCAAAATGCTTTTAAAATTACTCGCTACAGCAGAAGAAAAATTAAAAATAGCTTTAGAAGAAAATTTCTTTGATAATAGTGAAATAGCTATTCACTATTTAATTACAAGAGAAGCATTATCGCTTTTAGATAGTGAAATAAAACAGTACGAAGAAGTACTTCGTAGAATACTAGATAATCTGCAAAGAGTAGAAACTCTTCTTCGAGGAAAAGAAATAGAACCTGATTTTTGGGAAGGGTTAAAAGAAAAAAGACAAGTATTACAAAATGTTTTAGAAGAAAAAAACAAAGCTGTAGGTGCTGAAAATCGTGCACTAGAGGAAATGGAGCGAAAACTAAAAGAGTTCGCAGCACTTATAATAAAACGCAGCGAAGTAGAGCATATGTTGGGACTTTTAAGGGAACTTGACACCTTAATTCAAGGGAATAAATTTGTGGAATATGTAGCAATGAAGCAGCTGAAATATATATCATTGGAAGCATCAAAACGCTTAAAGGAAATAACAAGGGGACGTTACGCCTTAGAGCTTGACTCTGACGGAGCCTTTATAATGAGGGATGATTTCAATGGAGGAACAAGACGTGAAACCAACACCTTATCTGGTGGAGAAACCTTCTTAACCTCATTATGTCTTGCACTGGCACTATCCTCGCAAATTCAACTAAAAGGTAGTGCTCCACTAGAGTTCTTCTTCCTAGATGAAGGCTTTGGAACTTTAGACACGGATTTATTAGAAATAGTAATGAATTCACTTGAGAAGCTCCATTCAAGTACGCTTTCAGTGGGAATAATAAGTCACGTGGAGGAGCTTAAAAATAGGGTTCCTATAAAACTAATAGTAACGCCAGCAGAGCAGGGACAGGGCGGGAGCAAGGTCAAGCTCGAGTATACGTAA
- a CDS encoding exonuclease SbcCD subunit D — translation MRILHTSDWHLGKTLEQYSRLEEQEEFLEEFIEIVGNNNIDLVLIAGDIYDNGNPPAKAEAMFYSTIKRITSSGKTAVLVVAGNHDNPERLVAASPLAYKHGAILLGEPKSIARQGDFGEVNSGNKCDFEIIESGEGYLELSIRGEKAVVITLPYPSEKRLNEVLSIGLTDEDRQKSYSDRIGQLFETLSTKYREDTINLAVSHLYVMGGEESGSERSIQLGGSLSVSPLKFPIRAQYSALGHLHRPQKVPGTSGKIRYSGSPIQYSKSEINYSKGAYLVEVKAGVEAEISQLMFRNYKPIEVWKCDSVEEALEKCKTEGERSIWVYLEIKTKEIISTEHIKEMKKNRRDIVSIQPILEGQEREEDLEESLREKSMEELFKEYFIKEKAGLEPSKELMELFLSIAIEEEAENETS, via the coding sequence ATGAGAATACTTCATACCTCTGATTGGCATCTAGGAAAGACCTTAGAGCAATATAGTAGGCTAGAGGAACAGGAAGAATTTCTAGAAGAATTTATAGAAATAGTGGGAAACAATAATATAGATTTAGTACTTATAGCTGGAGATATCTATGACAATGGAAATCCTCCAGCAAAGGCGGAGGCCATGTTTTATAGCACCATTAAGAGAATCACAAGTAGTGGTAAAACTGCGGTGCTTGTAGTGGCAGGCAATCATGATAATCCAGAGAGGCTAGTAGCAGCTAGCCCCCTTGCTTATAAGCATGGAGCAATACTACTCGGAGAACCAAAGAGCATAGCAAGGCAAGGTGATTTTGGAGAAGTTAATTCTGGGAACAAATGTGATTTCGAAATAATAGAAAGTGGTGAGGGCTATTTAGAACTTAGTATAAGGGGGGAGAAGGCAGTTGTTATAACACTGCCCTATCCAAGTGAAAAAAGGCTTAATGAAGTGCTTTCAATAGGTCTAACTGATGAAGATAGGCAAAAAAGCTATTCTGACAGGATAGGACAGCTATTTGAAACTCTATCCACTAAATATAGAGAGGATACCATAAATCTAGCAGTATCTCACCTCTATGTTATGGGAGGAGAGGAAAGTGGATCAGAGAGAAGTATACAACTGGGGGGAAGTCTTTCAGTTTCCCCATTGAAATTTCCGATACGTGCTCAGTACTCAGCCCTTGGACATCTTCATAGACCACAAAAGGTTCCAGGAACATCCGGAAAGATAAGATACTCTGGGTCTCCCATTCAATATAGCAAAAGTGAAATAAACTATAGCAAGGGAGCTTACCTTGTAGAGGTTAAAGCTGGGGTAGAAGCTGAAATATCACAGTTAATGTTCAGAAACTATAAGCCTATAGAAGTATGGAAATGTGATAGTGTGGAAGAGGCCTTAGAAAAATGTAAAACAGAAGGCGAACGAAGCATTTGGGTATACCTTGAAATAAAGACCAAGGAAATAATTAGCACAGAGCACATAAAGGAAATGAAAAAAAATCGCCGCGACATAGTTTCCATACAACCAATACTAGAAGGACAAGAGCGAGAAGAAGATTTAGAGGAAAGCCTACGAGAAAAATCCATGGAAGAATTATTTAAAGAATATTTTATAAAGGAAAAAGCAGGACTAGAGCCTTCAAAAGAATTAATGGAATTATTCTTAAGTATAGCAATAGAGGAGGAAGCAGAAAATGAAACCAGTTAA
- a CDS encoding UvrD-helicase domain-containing protein → MDKDTSEIVQVEKKVSWTQDQQKAILTRDCNILVAAAAGSGKTAVLVERIIKIVTDEDRPTDIDKLLVVTFTNAAASEMRERIAQAISKELHKNPQSKLLQRQLTLLNKSSITTIHSFCLEVIRSNFHIVDLDPNFRIADTTEAVLLKQEALEELFEERYVSIAEGENNVEQENNVEQENNQELEKDPEESPSFERLAETSSFLKLVESYSNNKEDLGLQTIVLSLYNFAMSSTDPTKWLLNAAEDFNIKEGYSLSDTPWAVVLIEDIKIELQGIEKVMIKALKIIDGNEAIALYNDVFKADLEIISDLLSASKNSFGNLAATIETLSFQKLPSIKACKDKEKQKSVQDIRNKVKKQLQELSQQVMGANSETALQDIKKLYPQMMALSQLVIDLQEKYTQKKKERSIIDFNDFEHYCLHILMEKNDQGEIVLDDQGKPQPSPVAVQLRNKYEEILIDEYQDSNMVQETLLNIISREKIGAPNVFMVGDVKQSIYRFRQARPELFLGKYSSYSKEDGAKTRKITLYKNFRSREPVINAVNYIFKGIMCKNIGDLDYTDEEALNLGAFFEELKEPGVIGGPVELHLIEKDVIDITEETADTEEENASEGEDENKNPEEETPTNIQLEARIVAKRIKELMLHNGSKAFKIYDKSIKAYRNVDYKDIVILLRATSNWAPSFLEELKLEGIPVYADTGTGYFNTIEIQIIMSLLQIIDNPRQDIPMLSVLRSPIGGFTSEELVDIRIGQREISFYEAMVNFLEVKEIELTANSKKCEATESTDNASVIDNESIIDEVPIINKVPMPDIAPTIHNEPIMPEIAPILENTSITQKLTKFLIKLNHFREICKYMPIDEFIWYLYTDTGYYGYVGAMPVGIQRQANLRVLFQRARQYEETSYKGLFNFINFINKLKISSGDMGSAKTLGENENVVRIMSIHKSKGLEFPVVFLSGTGKNFNLMDINKSILFHHDLGYGPDFVDPIRRISYPTVLKQALRKKIKIESLSEEMRVLYVAFTRAKEKLIITGSMKNIVKNIGRMSFSLEENTEKLGEYEILKAKSYLDWIVPSVIRHPDGKMLRELIGIDDDNVNLLEHPSSWQVRFWNREDIVKTQEVQEETPVSTQEKLTRLQEKITDEKNLTEIEKRLGFVYKYEMSTKMPTVLTVTELKRKFNIELTEGTSDNMYVPKLISKPRFLEEIKGLTPAEKGTAMHAVVQRLDLNKVSTLSEIEEQIQIYVEKLLMSKEEAKAVRAQKLVKLFNTELGARMVKAYKLDLLKREVPFHMEINSTDIYKNLNRDIYGEEKIMLQGIIDCYFEEDGEIILVDYKTDSVKNGDASDLVEKYRSQLDYYARALKATLGKTVKESYLYLFSIDEAVEVK, encoded by the coding sequence ATGGACAAGGATACAAGTGAAATTGTGCAAGTGGAAAAAAAGGTATCATGGACACAGGATCAACAAAAAGCTATATTAACTCGGGACTGCAATATTCTAGTAGCGGCAGCTGCGGGTTCCGGAAAAACTGCAGTACTGGTGGAGAGAATAATAAAAATAGTAACAGATGAAGACAGGCCTACAGATATAGACAAGCTCTTAGTAGTTACCTTCACCAATGCAGCTGCATCAGAAATGCGGGAGAGAATAGCGCAAGCAATCTCAAAAGAGCTTCATAAAAATCCACAAAGTAAGTTACTGCAAAGGCAGCTTACACTATTAAATAAATCCAGCATTACAACTATTCACTCTTTTTGTCTTGAGGTTATAAGAAGCAATTTTCATATAGTAGATTTAGACCCTAATTTTAGAATAGCTGATACAACAGAAGCAGTGCTTTTAAAACAGGAAGCCCTAGAAGAGCTTTTCGAAGAAAGATACGTATCCATAGCAGAAGGCGAGAACAACGTAGAACAAGAGAATAACGTAGAACAAGAGAATAATCAAGAACTAGAGAAAGACCCAGAGGAATCTCCTAGCTTTGAAAGACTGGCAGAAACTTCTAGTTTCCTCAAGCTAGTAGAATCCTACAGCAATAATAAAGAAGACCTAGGCCTTCAAACCATAGTTCTTAGCCTTTATAATTTTGCCATGAGTTCTACAGATCCAACAAAGTGGCTACTAAATGCAGCAGAGGATTTTAACATTAAAGAAGGTTACAGCCTTAGCGATACACCTTGGGCAGTAGTTTTAATAGAGGATATTAAAATAGAGCTACAAGGCATTGAAAAAGTAATGATAAAAGCATTGAAAATCATAGATGGAAATGAAGCTATAGCCTTGTATAATGATGTTTTCAAAGCTGATTTGGAGATTATTTCTGACCTTTTATCTGCATCTAAAAATTCTTTTGGAAATTTGGCGGCAACTATAGAAACCTTGAGCTTTCAAAAACTTCCCAGCATAAAGGCTTGCAAGGACAAGGAAAAACAAAAATCAGTACAGGATATAAGAAATAAGGTAAAAAAACAATTGCAAGAGCTAAGTCAGCAGGTAATGGGCGCAAATTCAGAAACAGCACTTCAGGATATAAAAAAACTATACCCGCAAATGATGGCTCTATCACAGCTAGTTATAGATTTGCAGGAAAAATACACACAAAAGAAAAAAGAACGATCCATTATAGATTTCAACGACTTTGAGCATTATTGCCTTCATATATTAATGGAAAAAAACGACCAGGGAGAAATAGTACTAGATGATCAGGGAAAACCACAACCTTCACCTGTAGCAGTACAACTAAGAAATAAATATGAAGAAATTTTGATAGATGAATATCAAGATAGCAACATGGTTCAGGAAACCTTACTAAACATAATTTCAAGAGAGAAAATAGGGGCTCCAAATGTATTTATGGTAGGAGACGTTAAACAGAGCATATATAGATTTAGGCAGGCAAGACCAGAGCTGTTTTTAGGTAAATATAGTTCTTATTCCAAGGAAGATGGAGCAAAAACCAGAAAAATAACTCTATACAAAAATTTTAGAAGCAGAGAACCGGTTATAAATGCTGTAAACTATATTTTCAAAGGAATAATGTGCAAAAACATTGGAGATCTTGACTACACAGATGAAGAAGCACTAAATTTAGGAGCCTTTTTTGAAGAGCTTAAAGAGCCCGGAGTAATAGGCGGTCCAGTGGAGCTGCATCTTATTGAAAAGGATGTTATTGATATCACGGAAGAAACTGCAGACACTGAAGAGGAAAATGCATCAGAGGGCGAGGATGAAAACAAAAACCCTGAGGAAGAAACCCCTACAAATATTCAGTTAGAAGCTAGAATTGTGGCAAAAAGAATAAAAGAATTAATGCTACATAATGGTTCTAAGGCTTTTAAAATTTATGATAAAAGCATTAAGGCTTATAGAAATGTGGACTATAAGGATATTGTAATATTACTTCGTGCCACCTCAAATTGGGCGCCTTCATTTTTAGAAGAGTTAAAGCTTGAAGGTATACCGGTTTATGCAGATACAGGTACAGGATATTTTAACACCATAGAAATTCAAATAATCATGAGTCTCCTTCAAATTATAGATAACCCAAGGCAGGACATACCTATGCTTTCAGTTCTGCGTTCTCCCATAGGAGGATTTACATCCGAGGAGCTAGTAGACATAAGAATAGGTCAAAGAGAAATCTCCTTTTACGAGGCAATGGTGAACTTTTTAGAGGTTAAAGAAATAGAGCTTACTGCTAATTCAAAAAAATGCGAGGCAACAGAGTCCACGGACAATGCATCAGTTATTGACAATGAATCAATAATCGATGAGGTACCAATTATCAATAAAGTACCAATGCCTGACATTGCACCAACCATTCATAATGAGCCAATAATGCCTGAAATAGCACCAATACTTGAAAATACCTCCATAACCCAAAAGCTCACTAAATTCCTAATAAAACTAAACCACTTTAGAGAAATCTGCAAGTATATGCCCATTGATGAATTCATTTGGTATCTATACACAGACACTGGTTATTACGGTTATGTAGGAGCCATGCCGGTCGGAATCCAAAGGCAGGCAAATTTAAGAGTGCTTTTCCAAAGGGCTAGGCAATATGAAGAAACTAGCTATAAGGGATTATTTAATTTTATAAACTTTATAAACAAGCTAAAAATAAGCAGTGGAGACATGGGCAGTGCTAAAACCCTAGGGGAAAATGAAAATGTAGTTAGAATAATGAGTATTCATAAAAGCAAAGGGTTAGAATTCCCTGTAGTATTTCTAAGTGGCACAGGAAAAAACTTTAACCTAATGGACATAAATAAGAGCATATTATTTCATCATGATTTAGGCTACGGTCCAGATTTTGTGGACCCAATAAGAAGAATTTCTTATCCTACAGTTTTAAAACAAGCACTAAGAAAGAAAATAAAAATAGAAAGCCTTTCAGAGGAAATGAGAGTGCTATACGTAGCATTTACAAGAGCAAAGGAAAAGCTTATTATAACTGGGTCAATGAAAAATATAGTAAAAAATATAGGAAGAATGAGCTTTAGTTTAGAAGAAAACACTGAAAAACTTGGAGAATACGAAATTCTAAAAGCTAAAAGCTATTTAGATTGGATAGTACCTTCAGTAATCAGACACCCAGATGGAAAGATGCTAAGAGAGCTAATTGGAATAGATGACGATAACGTAAACCTATTAGAGCATCCATCTAGCTGGCAAGTTAGGTTTTGGAATAGAGAGGACATAGTTAAAACTCAGGAGGTTCAGGAAGAAACCCCTGTGAGTACGCAGGAAAAGTTAACAAGGCTCCAGGAAAAAATCACAGATGAGAAAAATCTTACGGAGATAGAGAAAAGGCTAGGATTCGTTTATAAATATGAAATGTCCACAAAAATGCCTACGGTACTTACAGTAACTGAGCTAAAAAGGAAATTCAATATAGAGCTTACAGAAGGTACCTCAGATAACATGTATGTACCAAAACTTATAAGTAAGCCCAGATTTTTAGAGGAAATAAAAGGCTTAACACCAGCAGAAAAAGGAACCGCTATGCACGCAGTAGTGCAAAGATTAGATTTAAATAAAGTATCAACATTAAGTGAAATAGAGGAGCAAATCCAAATTTACGTTGAAAAACTCTTAATGTCAAAGGAAGAGGCCAAAGCTGTACGGGCACAAAAACTAGTAAAGTTATTTAATACGGAGCTTGGAGCTCGCATGGTAAAAGCCTATAAGCTGGATCTATTAAAAAGAGAAGTTCCTTTCCATATGGAAATTAACTCAACGGATATTTATAAAAATCTGAACCGAGATATTTACGGAGAAGAAAAAATAATGCTTCAAGGGATAATAGATTGTTATTTTGAGGAAGATGGAGAAATAATTCTAGTAGATTACAAAACGGACTCAGTAAAAAATGGTGATGCCAGTGATTTAGTAGAGAAATATAGGTCTCAGCTGGATTATTATGCAAGGGCACTTAAGGCTACTCTTGGAAAAACAGTTAAAGAAAGCTATCTATACTTATTTAGTATAGATGAAGCCGTAGAAGTTAAATAG